A DNA window from Undibacterium sp. YM2 contains the following coding sequences:
- a CDS encoding biopolymer transporter ExbD, whose product MFFSTSAKPDEDSDRLLGMNMTPSIGVILVLMKVMIIGVPRQRDMLLWKLPSLNYAACDGMAEISLIKITIDFDDSILWDGHVISIEEMQARLSQISKAEALPAVVYLKPSFMTSHASLVSVTNGIRRSGIDSIRLVMSEFRTVS is encoded by the coding sequence ATGTTTTTTTCCACTTCAGCCAAACCAGACGAAGACAGTGATCGTTTATTGGGCATGAATATGACACCGTCGATCGGCGTCATTCTGGTGCTGATGAAGGTAATGATCATTGGTGTTCCAAGGCAGCGGGATATGTTGCTATGGAAACTGCCAAGCCTGAATTATGCTGCCTGCGACGGCATGGCCGAAATATCTTTAATAAAAATTACGATAGACTTTGACGACAGCATATTGTGGGACGGGCATGTGATATCTATTGAAGAGATGCAAGCCCGTTTGTCACAAATAAGCAAGGCCGAAGCCTTGCCAGCAGTGGTGTACTTGAAACCAAGCTTCATGACCAGCCACGCGAGCCTGGTATCAGTTACCAATGGCATACGGCGCAGCGGAATAGACAGCATACGTCTGGTGATGAGTGAGTTCAGGACGGTATCATAA
- a CDS encoding ATP-grasp domain-containing protein — translation MQLLYPCDPFDKNQPDEAYAEEFHAAKAAGLTCFLFSAEDFESGDFRPRPANQFSGNILYRGWMLTPERYAQLEQAIAAKNASLLTTAHQYRQCHYLPAWYEACRDVTPDTIFLTRDDDFDAALASTGWKAYFVKDYVKSLTTSRGSVARNADEVREIVSMIERYRGQIEGGNCVREFEELLPETEERYFVLGGHVYARDDVVPDIVLNIARRIDSPFFSIDIVLNSHGVARLMELGDGQVSDRKKWDAAKFVGIFEA, via the coding sequence ATGCAACTCCTCTATCCTTGCGATCCCTTTGACAAGAACCAGCCTGATGAAGCCTATGCAGAAGAATTCCATGCGGCCAAAGCAGCAGGCCTGACCTGTTTCCTGTTTTCGGCAGAAGACTTTGAGTCCGGTGACTTCAGGCCAAGACCGGCAAACCAGTTTTCCGGGAATATACTATACAGGGGTTGGATGCTGACACCAGAGCGCTACGCCCAACTGGAACAGGCAATTGCAGCAAAAAATGCCAGTCTGCTCACTACTGCCCATCAATACAGGCAATGTCATTACCTGCCTGCATGGTATGAGGCTTGTCGCGACGTGACACCAGACACCATCTTCCTGACGCGCGATGACGACTTTGACGCAGCACTGGCAAGCACAGGCTGGAAGGCGTATTTCGTCAAGGACTATGTGAAGTCCCTGACCACAAGCCGAGGATCGGTGGCACGCAATGCAGACGAGGTGCGCGAAATCGTCAGTATGATAGAACGCTACCGCGGCCAGATTGAAGGCGGCAACTGCGTGCGTGAGTTTGAAGAGCTATTGCCTGAAACAGAAGAACGCTACTTTGTATTGGGTGGCCATGTCTATGCGCGTGATGATGTGGTGCCCGATATCGTGTTGAATATTGCACGGCGAATAGACAGCCCTTTTTTTTCCATCGATATCGTTTTGAATAGTCACGGTGTAGCGAGGTTGATGGAACTCGGCGACGGTCAGGTTTCTGATCGCAAGAAATGGGATGCGGCAAAGTTTGTGGGAATTTTTGAAGCCTAG